Genomic segment of Polynucleobacter necessarius:
ATATTGCTGGAACTGCATGGAAGAGTGGTGCCACTAAAGGCGCAACTGGACGCCCAGTTCCTTTGCTTGTGAATTACTTGTTAGATCAAAAATAAGCGCAGAAAGTAATTCATGGCCCGCATTGATTTTCATAGCAACGTTAGCAATAAGCTTGAATACGCTTGTCGCTTAACGCGCAAGATCTGGAGTGCTACACCTACTGGCGAGTCTGTGCGCAACATCGTGATAGTGGGCGAAAAGACAGACCTCAAAAAATTAGATGAACTTCTATGGATATTTAGTGCATCAGATTTTTTGCCACATTGCTTTATTGAAGATGAAACAGCGCTGGAAACACCCATCGTGCTGACAGATCATTTTTTGTCACCCGCCTTGCCTCAGTTGCCTCATGCAGACGTATTAATTCACTTGGGTATGAAAATGCCATCTGATGTTTCAGCATTGCTTGCACACTTCCCTCGTATTGTTGAGGTTGTCACGATCAACGAAGTGGAACGTCTTGCAGGTCGCGAGCGATACAAGGCTTATCGTGACTTAGGTCATGAGCTACACAATTTTGATCAATCTAAAGCATGATTGCTGATTACTTAGTATGTTGATTCATCCAGAATTTAATCCTGTCGTAATTCGGATTGGTGCATTTGCCATTCATTGGTATGGGCTAATGTATCTATTGGCATTTGCTCAATTTTTATTATTAGGTCGCCTGCGCATCCGTTCTCCGCGATATCAATCCTTGGGTTGGTCATATAAAGATCTTGAGGATCTCTTATTTGCTGGCGTTTTAGGCGTGGTGCTCGGCGGACGTTTGGGTTACACCTTGTTTTATATGCCTGGCTACTATCTTGCAAACCCGCTGAGTATCTTCAAGATATGGGAGGGCGGCATGTCTTTTCATGGCGGTCTACTAGGCGTCTTATTAGCCTTGCTCTGGTTTGCCTATCGTCGCAAGGCTTCCTTCTTTGTTGTGAGTGATTTAGTTGCGCCGCTCGTTCCATTTGGTTTGGCATTTGGCCGTTTAGGTAATTTCATTAATGGCGAGTTATGGGGAAGACCAACAGACCTGCCTTGGGCTATGGTGTTCCCAATGGTTGATTCGATTCCACGCCACCCCTCCCAGATTTACCAATTCTTGGGTGAAGGTATTTGCCTAGGGATCGTGCTTTGGATTTATTCCAGTAAACCACGCAGGGTAGGGCAGATTTCTGGCTTATTTTTACTGGGCTATGGTATTTGTCGTTTCTTGGCGGAATTTGCTCGTGAGCCCGATGCCTTCTTGGGTCTCTTGGGCCTTGGTTTATCTATGGGGCAGTGGCTTTCTGTACCCATGATTATTTTTGGAATTTACCTTATAGTGAGAGTAAATACGAAAAACGGCAGTTATCAGTAGTTAAAAATCGGGTTTTCTAGGTCTTTTATAGTCAATTTCTTAAATTTGACTAAATTACCTGGTGATGCATTGGTTTTTTACGAAAACTACCTAATTTCTGAGCATATTTACTAAGACTGAAAGATATCCATGCTGGAGAAGTTAACCAAAGCTCGCAATTTGTCCAAGGCAAACAATGCCATCAAGCGTTTGATATCCGAACGAGGCGAATCTAACGCACTCAGCATGGCTGATGATGTAGTTAATAACTATCGCAAATTAGCAAAAGATCAGCACGTCTCATTTTTTACTTTTTTGTTTGAGAAGCTCAATCCCTAAGCGGATGCAGTGCTTAAGGCGGCTCAAAATTTCGTGGCTGATTCCAGCGCGCGTAATTACATCCAGCTTCAAAAGGTTTCCGAATCCCCTCGCCAAGAATTTTTTCGTCGCCTGAACCGCGCCAGTCATGGTACTGCGGCAGTGGTTCAGATGCGTCGAGATCTATTGCAGTTGTTGGATAAAAAACCAGAGTTGGCTGCGGTGGATTTCGATATGTGCCACTTGTTGTCTTCTTGGTTTAACCCGGGCTTCCTAAAAATACACCAGGTGGACTGGAAATCTCCAGCAGAGGTGCTGGAGAAATTAATTCAACATGAAGCAGTTCATGCGATTGATGGTTGGGATGACTTGCGTCGTCGACTTCAGCCAGATCGTCGTTGCTTTGCCTTCTTTCACCCGCAGTTGCCAAGTGAGCCCTTGATCTTTGTGGAAGTAGCGCTCTTGCCCGAGATCCCAACGGTGATCACACCACTGGTTGATAAAAAAGCAGAAACGGTAGACCAGGCATCTCAATATAAGGTCGCCGTTTTCTACTCCATTACCAACTGCGAGCCCGGTCTTCGTGGTGTATCCATGGGGAATTTTCTGATTAAGAGGGTGGCGGAGAAATTGCATGCCGAATTCCCTGGAATCAAAACCTTTGTGACCTTGTCGCCCATTCCGGGATTCATGGATTGGGTTGCCGCAGGCGCTCATTTAGGTGAAGGTGTTCCAGGTGAGAGATTGAAGCCAAACCTCAAGTTAGCGCGCGATGCTGCGCTAGCAGTCTTGAAGCTTGATAGTCAGTCTTGGACTGAACGGCTAGCGGGCGGCTGGCACCCAGATCTAGCCTCTGAGAAGGAAAAAGCTGCTTTATTATGCTTAGCAAGTATGTATTTGGGGCTTGCCTCGACAGGGCGTGATGACAATCCAGTGGCCAAATTTCATTTGGGTAATGGTGCAAAGTTGCATTTAGTGAATTGGGCAGGGGATTTATCGCGCAAAGGATTACGTCAATCCGCTGGGCTAATGGTGAACTATCTTTATGACTTGGGAAGTGTGGAGGACAACCATGAGCGCTTTGCTAATGGAGAAATCGTCTACTCCAGAGCCGTAGGCCGCCTGATGGCACCCTAGTGTTTTCCCTTGTATAGACTTTTGCAGTAAGTGTTAAGTGCCCTTAGAATGGGTGCTGTATTTATAAAAACGAAGTCAATCATTAGGTTGATACAAAAGGAGACAAAGATGTTTAATCAAAAAACCAGAGCATCACTTTTTTCTGTAAGCACGTTAAAGAAATCACTATTTCTGCTTTGTGCAGCACCGCTAGCAGTAATGGCGCAAGAATGGCCAGCTAAGCCAGTTACCTTTTTAAATCCTTTCCCAGCAGGCGGTGGAACAGATGCATTTGCTAGACCGCTGGCAGCACAGTTAACTGAGCAGATGGGTAAGCATTTATTATCGATAATCGTGGTGGAGCGGGTGGCACTGTTGGTGCCTCAGTTGCAGCGAAGGCAGCTCCTGATGGATACACTTGGTTTATTGGTGCGACACATCATACGATTGCACCATCAATGTATAAAAACTTGGATTACGACATTGAAAAGAGTTTTCTTCCTGTAGGCTATGTTGGCAAACGTGCCTCAAGTTCTGGTGGTTAATCCACAGCGCGTAAGTGCACGCAATGCCAAAGAGTTTATTGACCTCATGAAGAAGAATCCTGGCAAATATAACTTTGCTAGCGCAGGTAGTGGCACTGTTCACCACTTAGCCGGTGAGTTATTTAAGATTCAGACTGGCACCTTTATTACTCACATCCCTTACCGTGGTGCTGGCCCAGCAATGAATGACTTGTTGGCAGGCCAAGTGGATTTAGAGTTTGATGGCCTTGCTACATCTGCACCACAAATTAATGCCGGTAAGTTAGTGGCGATTGCCGTGGCAGCAAACAAGCGCTCACCAGCAATTCCAAGTGTGCCAACATTCCAAGAAGCTGGATTGCCTGACTACGTAGTGTCAACTTGGTACTCTATGTTTGCTCCAGCAGGCACTCCAAAACCTATCGTTGACAAGATGATTGTTGAAGTGCAGAAGGCCTTAAATTCACCAAAGATCAAAGCAATCTGGGAGAAAAATGGTTCTGAAATACCGAATCTCTATGGTGAAGCATTTGGTAAGCAGGTGAATGCTGACGTAGTTCGTTGGTCTAGCGTGGTTAAGAAATCTGGTGCTTCGTTAGATTAATTAAGCATTTAATGTATTGGTATTTGAGGCTCGAATGAATTTATATTCCTTATTGGAGAAAGGTTTTCCAAAAGATA
This window contains:
- a CDS encoding DNA polymerase III subunit chi, which encodes MARIDFHSNVSNKLEYACRLTRKIWSATPTGESVRNIVIVGEKTDLKKLDELLWIFSASDFLPHCFIEDETALETPIVLTDHFLSPALPQLPHADVLIHLGMKMPSDVSALLAHFPRIVEVVTINEVERLAGRERYKAYRDLGHELHNFDQSKA
- the lgt gene encoding prolipoprotein diacylglyceryl transferase, with the translated sequence MLIHPEFNPVVIRIGAFAIHWYGLMYLLAFAQFLLLGRLRIRSPRYQSLGWSYKDLEDLLFAGVLGVVLGGRLGYTLFYMPGYYLANPLSIFKIWEGGMSFHGGLLGVLLALLWFAYRRKASFFVVSDLVAPLVPFGLAFGRLGNFINGELWGRPTDLPWAMVFPMVDSIPRHPSQIYQFLGEGICLGIVLWIYSSKPRRVGQISGLFLLGYGICRFLAEFAREPDAFLGLLGLGLSMGQWLSVPMIIFGIYLIVRVNTKNGSYQ
- a CDS encoding malonyl-CoA decarboxylase, producing MLKAAQNFVADSSARNYIQLQKVSESPRQEFFRRLNRASHGTAAVVQMRRDLLQLLDKKPELAAVDFDMCHLLSSWFNPGFLKIHQVDWKSPAEVLEKLIQHEAVHAIDGWDDLRRRLQPDRRCFAFFHPQLPSEPLIFVEVALLPEIPTVITPLVDKKAETVDQASQYKVAVFYSITNCEPGLRGVSMGNFLIKRVAEKLHAEFPGIKTFVTLSPIPGFMDWVAAGAHLGEGVPGERLKPNLKLARDAALAVLKLDSQSWTERLAGGWHPDLASEKEKAALLCLASMYLGLASTGRDDNPVAKFHLGNGAKLHLVNWAGDLSRKGLRQSAGLMVNYLYDLGSVEDNHERFANGEIVYSRAVGRLMAP